One segment of Solanum stenotomum isolate F172 chromosome 1, ASM1918654v1, whole genome shotgun sequence DNA contains the following:
- the LOC125873813 gene encoding pathogenesis-related thaumatin-like protein 3.5 — protein sequence MASHFTSSFNVWFLLFAIALGVKLSECTNITIINYCVETVWPGITPKNNFSGDGYELKQGQSAVFTAPAGWSGRIWGRTGCDFDKNDNGTCQTGRCGTGLKCREPGQPPASIAEFTLGDTDFYDVSLVDGFNLPIVVKPVNGKGNCSSVGCDSDLRPNCPSELALKSDGKTIACRSACNVFDTDEYCCRGTFSSPVSCLPTNYSRIFKTACPVAYSFAFDDPTSIITCSSTDYVVSFCSSRNQNQTQCTNHGKNVTCNGAYGLKSLFKTRHLLMVGLTTVISLGGLMF from the exons ATGGCTTCTCACTTCACTTCATCTTTCAATGTTTGGTTTCTCTTGTTTGCTATTGCCTTAG GGGTAAAATTGTCCGAGTGTACAAATATTACCATTATAAACTACTGCGTAGAGACAGTATGGCCTGGAATTACACCCAAGAACAATTTCAGTGGAGATGGTTATGAGCTGAAACAAGGCCAGTCTGCCGTCTTTACCGCCCCGGCAGGGTGGAGCGGCCGTATATGGGGTCGAACCGGGTGTGACTTTGACAAGAATGACAACGGCACGTGCCAGACCGGTAGGTGTGGGACCGGCTTAAAATGTCGTGAACCGGGTCAGCCTCCAGCTTCAATTGCCGAATTTACCCTTGGAGATACTGATTTTTATGATGTTAGCCTTGTGGATGGGTTCAACTTGCCTATAGTAGTAAAACCTGTAAATGGCAAAGGAAACTGCAGTTCTGTTGGATGTGACAGTGATCTCAGACCAAATTGCCCTTCTGAGCTAGCTCTCAAGTCGGACGGCAAGACAATCGCCTGCCGGAGTGCATGTAACGTCTTTGACACCGATGAATATTGCTGCAGGGGTACATTTAGTAGTCCAGTTTCATGTTTGCCTACAAACTATTCAAGGATTTTCAAGACAGCATGCCCTGTGGCTTATAGCTTTGCCTTTGATGACCCAACAAGTATCATCACTTGCTCTTCTACTGACTATGTTGTGTCATTTTGTTCTTCAAG GAACCAGAACCAGACACAGTGCACAAATCATGGCAAGAATGTGACTTGTAATGGAGCATATGGATTGAAGTCACTCTTTAAAACAAGACATTTACTGATGGTTGGATTGACAACAGTGATAAGTCTTGGAGGATTGATGTTTTGA
- the LOC125873818 gene encoding elongation of fatty acids protein 3-like has protein sequence METLYSAVEYWLVNHPIITNFEWNQTSTFGSSLLFLALTVLTYLTLTFSFHYFPLLPTLSPASLRFISAVHNLFLFILSLIMAVGCSLSAFHQMPQNDWTWVICFPANQTPPRGPVFFWAYIFYFSKIVEFLDTLFIILSGSRSRRLSFLHVYHHAVVVVMCYLWLSSSQTLFPVALVTNASVHVLMYAYYFLCTLGFRPWWKRLVTNCQIVQFVFSFLISGLMLYYHFTGSGCSGIHGWCFNAVFNASLLALFLDFHSKNYAKKRKDVNKNKLS, from the coding sequence ATGGAAACTCTCTACTCCGCCGTTGAATACTGGCTCGTCAATCATCCAATCATCACCAATTTCGAATGGAATCAAACCTCCACATTCGGTTCTTCGCTTCTTTTCCTCGCTCTCACTGTCCTCACTTACCTCACTCTCACTTTCTCTTTCCACTATTTCCCTCTTCTCCCCACACTCTCCCCCGCCTCCCTCCGCTTCATCTCCGCCGTCCACAACCTCTTCCTCTTCATTCTCTCACTAATCATGGCCGTCGGATGCTCCCTCTCCGCCTTCCACCAAATGCCCCAAAATGATTGGACTTGGGTCATTTGCTTCCCGGCTAATCAGACTCCCCCACGTGGACCCGTATTCTTCTGGGCTTACATCTTCTATTTCTCCAAGATTGTTGAATTTCTAGACACCCTTTTCATAATTCTCAGTGGGTCTAGATCTAGACGGCTGTCGTTCCTCCATGTGTACCACCACGCCGTGGTGGTAGTCATGTGTTATTTGTGGCTTTCTTCGTCCCAGACTCTGTTTCCGGTGGCGCTTGTTACCAATGCTTCTGTTCATGTGCTAATGTACGCTTATTACTTCCTGTGTACCTTGGGATTTCGTCCATGGTGGAAGAGATTGGTAACGAACTGTCAGATTGTACAATTCGTCTTCAGTTTCCTGATTTCGGGTTTGATGCTGTATTATCACTTTACCGGGTCGGGTTGCTCCGGGATCCATGGATGGTGCTTCAATGCAGTTTTCAATGCTTCCCTTTTGGCACTCTTCCTTGATTTTCATTCCAAAAATTATGCAAAGAAGAGGAAAGATGTAAACAAGAATAAGCTGTCATGA
- the LOC125873748 gene encoding protein RETICULATA-RELATED 1, chloroplastic-like, which translates to MSLPVFQTAQIKPINTQIIPYSKPLFPPLLCRPIRVYKVCKIKATASPAVDGDPVSGLERCFQGSPALDHPASSSSSTVMFAPVMKGGKYGALGSVTLEKGKLDMSSKQQTSSTPELSTGGGGGNMGKNLNHGGGDGGDDDGDDDDYFDDFDDGDEGDEGGLFRRRMLLQELFDRKFVDAVLNEWQKTMLDLPPGLRQAYEMGLVSSAQLVNFLAYNARPTVARFISRLLPQGLSRAFNGRKIADPAFLNKLLLDQALTIGCSVWWEVKNRKERIKQEWDLALLNVLTATACNAAVFWTLAPCQSYGNTFRYDLQNTLQKLPNNIFEKSYPLREFDLQKRIHSFFYKAAELCMIGLSAGAVQGALSNLLASKKEGRLSVSIPSVSSNALGYGAFLGVYANLRYQLLNGFDRAVFNYFDVIGVALVFSTAMRALNVQVGETSRLAWLGVEVDPLAHSDDVLKAYSRPTEGGVEQSSSKWFISKNSIVSGLGLLGIKQGQSGSTTEGETSAPKARRKRIVRKKVAS; encoded by the exons atgtCTCTACCAGTATTCCAAACAGCACAAATCAAGCCTATCAATACCCAAATCATTCCTTACTCAAAACCCTTGTTTCCCCCTTTGCTCTGTCGCCCAATTAGAGTCTATAAAGTTTGTAAAATCAAGGCTACAGCGTCGCCGGCGGTCGATGGAGACCCAGTTTCTGGTTTGGAGCGTTGCTTTCAAGGGTCACCTGCGCTTGATCATCCGGCGTCTTCGTCGTCTTCTACGGTCATGTTTGCGCCGGTGATGAAGGGGGGAAAATATGGTGCGCTTGGTTCGGTTACTTTGGAAAAAGGGAAGCTTGATATGTCATCGAAGCAGCAGACCAGCTCTACTCCCGAG CTTTCAACTGGCGGAGGAGGTGGAAATATGGGGAAAAATCTAAATCATGGTGGTGGTGATGGAGGTGATGATGATGGTGATGATGACGATTACTTTGATGATTTCGATGATGGTGATGAAGGAGATGAGGGTGGGCTCTTTAGGAGACGAATGCTACTGCAGGAA TTGTTTGATCGTAAATTTGTTGATGCCGTGCTGAATGAGTGGCAGAAGACGATGCTGGATTTACCACCTGGACTTCGGCAAGCCTATGAAATG GGATTAGTCAGTTCTGCTCAATTGGTGAACTTTCTTGCTTACAATGCTAGGCCTACCGTTGCTAGATTTATTTCTCGGTTACTTCCTCAAGGATTATCCAGGGCGTTCAACGGCAG GAAGATTGCAGATCCAGCTTTTTTGAACAAGCTGCTTCTGGATCAGGCACTTACAATTGGTTGCTCAGTGTGGTGGGAGGTCAAAAATCGTAAAGAAAG GATTAAGCAGGAGTGGGATCTTGCTCTTCTTAACGTCCTAACTGCAACAGCTTGCAATGCTGCTGTGTTTTGGACGCTTGCTCCTTGTCAATCCTATGGGAATACTTTCCGCTATGATTTGCAGAACACATTACAGAAGCTGCCGAACAATATCTTTGAAAAGAGTTACCCTTTAAGAGAATTTGATTTGCAGAAGAGAATTCATTCCTTTTTCTATAAGGCTGCAGAGTTGTGTATGATTGGCCTCAGTGCAGGAGCTGTGCAGGGGGCTCTTTCAAATCTTCTTGCCAGTAAAAAGGAGGGAAG GTTATCAGTGTCTATCCCATCTGTGAGTAGTAATGCACTCGGATATGGGGCCTTCCTTGGTGTATATGCAAACCTGCGTTATCAGCTGTTGAATGGATTTGACAGAGCTGTTTTTAACTACTTTGATGTTATTGGGGTGGCTCTCGTCTTCAGCACTGCCATGAG AGCGTTAAATGTTCAAGTAGGAGAGACATCAAGATTAGCTTGGCTTGGTGTGGAGGTGGATCCACTGGCTCATTCAGATGATGTCTTGAAGGCATACAGTAGGCCTACTGAAGGAGGGGTTGAGCAGTCATCTTCAAAATGGTTCATATCCAAGAATTCCATTGTTTCCGGGCTCGGGCTTTTGGGTATCAAACAAGGTCAGAGTGGCTCAACTACAGAGGGTGAAACATCAGCTCCTAAGGCTCGAAGAAAAAGAATAGTCAGGAAAAAGGTAGCAAGTTGA
- the LOC125873808 gene encoding probable E3 ubiquitin-protein ligase RHC1A gives MPSIPRARVIVNGVQRMRTYHYYWCRHCQRSIRTTSANPFEILCPHCYGQVFYELDVTRPRLVLSNVTRLQPQPSSNSRLLDALALMVDPPIRQQNNDGDENHRRTRQRARVILQFIGPDDQPIRPVSPDENAFHFPSLQELIDNDRPGPPPTPSSAIDALPRIYLTPNHLENDSVCPVCKDEFEVGIEVIELPCKHFYHSECIVPWLRLHNTCPVCRYQLQGFSNNEDQNGYTYEFNEQQEEEDEENIQNPLIWGWTQLTSLWPFSLMSSWRHRYFNTFETTTSAFPRGRAWWNPWIFS, from the exons ATGCCATCGATCCCTCGCGCTCGAGTTATTGTCAATGGAGTCCAGAGAATGAGGACATACCATTACTATTGGTGTAGACATTGTCAAAGATCCATTAGGACAACTTCAGCCAATCCATTTGAAATTTTATGTCCTCATTGTTATGGTCAAGTTTTCTATGAACTTGATGTGACAAGGCCTAGGCTTGTACTTTCTAATGTCACAAGGCTACAACCACAACCTTCCTCCAATTCTCGCCTTCTTGATGCCTTAGCACTCATGGTTGATCCACCAATTAGGCAACAAAACAACGATGGTGATGAAAATCATCGTAGGACTAGACAACGTGCTCGTGTCATTCTCCAATTTATTGGCCCTGATGATCAACCTATTAGGCCTGTCTCTCCTGATGAGAACGCGTTTCATTTTCCATCCCTTCAAGAATTGATTGATAATGACAGGCCTGGGCCACCTCCAACGCCATCTTCAGCAATCGATGCATTGCCAAGAATTTACCTAACACCAAACCATTTGGAAAATGACTCTGTTTGTCCTGTTTGCAAAGATGAGTTTGAAGTTGGGATAGAAGTTATAGAGTTACCTTGCAAGCATTTTTATCATTCTGAATGCATTGTTCCATGGCTTAGACTCCATAATACTTGTCCGGTTTGTCGGTATCAACTGCAAGGATTCTCAAACAATGAGGACCAAAATGGTTACACTTACGAATTTAATgaacaacaagaagaagaggACGAGGAGAACATCCAGAATCCTCTCATTTGGGGTTGGACTCAGCTTACCTCTCTTTGGCCTTTTAGTTTGATGTCAAGTTGGAGACACAGATACTTCAACACTTTTGAGACTACAACTTCTGCTTTTCCTAGAG GGAGAGCTTGGTGGAATCCTTGGATTTTCTCTTGA